Proteins encoded within one genomic window of Anopheles gambiae chromosome 3, idAnoGambNW_F1_1, whole genome shotgun sequence:
- the LOC1275241 gene encoding arp2/3 complex-activating protein rickA: protein MGRFTLLAALFAGLVCLIDLSPALAHPSAIKPPTDASQMPNIPSPGDFPRPPGMLHNRVSRQAPPEIPGQDQFPPPPPPPPQMPQMRSRRNARTSIEMTNILPALETISYISVARDKRAAKGTGGKLPSKAG from the exons ATGGGTCGCTTTACCTTACTGGCAGCGCTTTTCGCTGGATTAGTATGTTTGATCGATCTTTCTCCAGCCTTAGCCCATCCAAGTGCAATTAAACCG CCTACCGATGCGTCGCAAATGCCAAACATCCCCAGTCCGGGCGATTTTCCCAGGCCACCCGGAATGCTGCACAATCGG GTATCACGTCAGGCTCCACCTGAAATTCCCGGACAAGATCAATTccctccaccgccgccgccaccgccccaGATGCCTCAGATG AGATCCCGTCGAAACGCTAGGACATCGATCGAAATGACCAACATTCTGCCGGCACTTGAAACCATATCGTACATTTCGGTGGCACGTGACAAACGAGCCGCCAAGGGCACTGGAGGCAAGCTACCCAGTAAGGCTGGATGA